Proteins from a single region of Corvus hawaiiensis isolate bCorHaw1 chromosome 6, bCorHaw1.pri.cur, whole genome shotgun sequence:
- the PTGDR gene encoding prostaglandin D2 receptor: METEGYRCRSSRYIEGGQSAVPSSVLFAAGLLGNVLALLLLGQHRRRSRSPGGRPPRVSAFYVLVSGLAVTDLLGKCLLSPIVLAAYAYNRSLSELGPGGLGEDEPGVLCQLFAFLMAFFGLAPTLLLLAMALECWLSLGHPYFYRRHLTRRLGATLGPAAAGLCALFCALPLLGFGAPMQYCPGTWCFIRMAGGGPRQLVFPVLYASLMGLLVLAIVACNVSSMRHLYCMARRQPRRGTPPAAAPRMEELDHLVLLGLMTVLFTVCSLPLIIRAYMGAFAADFNENADLSALRFLSVNSIVDPWVFIIFRTSVFRTFVRRVCRRLSSRRASLKGSSPGADGQFCPPGWRRTDAPQLGIP; the protein is encoded by the exons ATGGAGACGGAGGGTTACCGCTGCCGCAGCAGCCGCTACATCGAGGGCGGCCAGTCGGCCGTGCCCAGCTCGGTGCTGTTCGCCGCCGGGCTTTTGGGGAACGTcctggcgctgctgctgctgggccagcaCCGGCGGCGGTCCCGGTCGCCCGGGGGCCGGCCGCCGCGGGTGTCGGCGTTCTACGTGCTGGTCAGCGGGCTGGCGGTCACCGACCTGCTGGGCAAGTGCCTGCTCAGCCCCATCGTGCTGGCCGCGTACGCCTACAACCGCAGCCTCAGCGAGCTGGGGCCGGGTGGCCTCGGCGAGGACGAGCCGggggtgctgtgccagctcttcGCCTTCCTCATGGCCTTCTTCGGGCTGGcccccaccctgctgctgctggccatggCGCTGGAGTGTTGGCTTTCCCTGGGGCATCCCTACTTCTACCGGCGGCACCTGACCCGCCGCCTGGGTGCCACGCTGGGGCCGGCGGCCGCCGGGCTGTGCGCCCTGTTCTGCGCCCTGCCCCTGCTGGGCTTTGGGGCACCCATGCAGTACTGCCCGGGCACGTGGTGCTTCATCCGGATGGCCGGCGGTGGCCCACGCCAGCTGGTCTTCCCCGTGCTCTACGCCAGCCTGATGGGCTTGTTGGTGTTGGCCATCGTGGCGTGCAACGTGAGCAGCATGAGGCACCTGTACTGCATGGCCCGGAGGCAGCCCCGCCGCGGGaccccccccgccgccgccccgcgcatGGAGGAGCTCGACCACCTCGTCCTGCTGGGGCTCATGACCGTCCTCTTCACCGTCTGCTCCCTGCCGCTCATC ATCCGGGCGTACATGGGGGCTTTCGCCGCTGATTTCAATGAGAACGCCGACCTGAGCGCGCTGCGCTTCCTCTCCGTCAACTCCATCGTGGATCCctgggtcttcatcatcttccgCACCTCCGTCTTCCGCACCTTCGTCCGCAGGGTCTGCCGGAGGCTCAGCTCCCGCAGGGCCTCTCTGAAAGGCTCCAGCCCCGGGGCTGATGGCCAGTTCTGTCCCCCGGGCTGGCGCAGGACAGACGCCCCGCAGCTCGGCATCCCCTGA